From a region of the Streptomyces sp. B21-083 genome:
- a CDS encoding DUF3050 domain-containing protein, with the protein MSRYDWDMTHEGIERARSVIEPVRKEVTAHPIYQLINTREHLATFMEHHVFAVWDFMSLLKSLQRELTCVDVPWVPRGSEVSRRLINDIVLVEESDELNGGFTSHFELYRAGMSEATADTSRIDTFIALVGEGHDVDSALRVAQVPAPAAEFVRATFEIIKDRPLHCRAAAFAFSREDLIPDMFDQVIKEEGTDSFPLFRDYLSRHIEVDGEQHTPMAMQMVADLCGTSDTHWAEAAETATDALEARVRLWDGVVGAMG; encoded by the coding sequence ATGTCCAGGTACGACTGGGATATGACCCACGAGGGAATCGAACGGGCCCGGTCCGTGATCGAACCGGTGCGTAAAGAAGTGACCGCTCACCCGATTTACCAGCTGATAAACACCAGGGAACACCTGGCGACGTTCATGGAACACCATGTTTTCGCGGTGTGGGACTTCATGTCCCTGCTCAAGTCGCTGCAGCGCGAGCTGACCTGTGTCGACGTCCCCTGGGTGCCGCGCGGGTCGGAGGTGAGCCGGCGCCTCATCAACGACATCGTGCTCGTGGAGGAGAGCGACGAGCTGAACGGCGGCTTCACCAGCCACTTCGAGCTCTACCGGGCCGGCATGAGCGAGGCGACGGCGGACACGTCCCGTATCGACACGTTCATCGCCCTGGTGGGGGAGGGGCACGACGTGGACTCGGCGTTACGGGTCGCCCAAGTCCCCGCTCCCGCAGCCGAGTTCGTCCGCGCCACGTTCGAGATCATCAAGGACCGTCCACTGCACTGCCGGGCCGCGGCCTTCGCCTTCTCCCGCGAGGATCTGATCCCGGACATGTTCGACCAGGTGATCAAGGAGGAGGGCACCGACAGCTTCCCCCTGTTCCGCGACTACCTCTCCCGCCACATCGAGGTCGACGGCGAGCAGCACACGCCCATGGCGATGCAGATGGTCGCGGACCTGTGCGGTACGAGCGACACCCACTGGGCGGAGGCGGCGGAGACGGCGACGGACGCCCTGGAGGCGAGGGTGCGGTTGTGGGACGGGGTGGTCGGCGCGATGGGGTGA
- a CDS encoding antibiotic biosynthesis monooxygenase: MSATGSCCVYDGVTRNPVTVTVAYQVIPGRETEFHSWGWAVLRASAREPGFLGGGVLVDGEAEWHVVYRFDSESTALAWENSASWAQWGARVEGLARETGRRSVQGSRVWFDSQADSPPAAAAPTPPRPPDKWKLWFVNMSAVFPPVLIFNLTILPFLGGVNPLIRTLLLCLAVTALVTWILMPRLQRFFKKWLYPPLQALRGRHKRRTA, from the coding sequence TTGAGCGCGACCGGTTCCTGCTGCGTATACGACGGGGTGACCAGGAATCCCGTCACCGTCACGGTGGCGTATCAAGTGATCCCGGGCCGCGAGACCGAGTTCCACTCCTGGGGGTGGGCCGTGCTGCGTGCGAGTGCGCGTGAGCCGGGATTTCTAGGGGGTGGTGTGCTTGTCGACGGAGAGGCTGAGTGGCATGTGGTCTACCGCTTCGACAGCGAGAGTACGGCCCTGGCCTGGGAGAACTCCGCCAGTTGGGCTCAGTGGGGAGCCAGGGTCGAGGGGCTCGCCCGGGAGACCGGGCGTCGTAGCGTCCAGGGATCGAGGGTGTGGTTCGACTCCCAGGCCGACTCACCGCCGGCCGCCGCAGCGCCCACTCCACCGCGTCCCCCGGACAAGTGGAAGCTGTGGTTCGTGAATATGAGCGCGGTTTTTCCACCCGTGCTCATATTCAATCTGACCATTCTCCCGTTCCTCGGCGGCGTCAATCCGCTCATTCGCACTTTATTGCTCTGTCTGGCCGTGACGGCACTCGTCACCTGGATTCTCATGCCGCGCCTTCAGCGCTTTTTCAAGAAATGGCTGTATCCGCCGCTCCAGGCACTTCGTGGACGGCACAAACGGCGTACCGCCTGA
- the pabB gene encoding aminodeoxychorismate synthase component I — protein sequence MKTLLIDNYDSYTYNLFQLIAEVNGEEPSVIRNDALTSRVDSLLEFDKFDNVVVSPGPGHPATPRDFGISARVLAESRIPVLGVCLGHQGIALGERGGIEPAPEPRHGYLSTIRHDERDLFKGLPQNFTAVRYHSLAVREPLPDTLEATAWAEDGVLMGLRHRTRPLWGVQFHPESVLTEYGRRMLMNFRNLTAERARKLRAKNTAVTRTAAAMPEFSSPVLVPRTTRVPAQRRSPQQRPTHRLHTRRIATAVDTEAAFGRMYAGSPRAFWLDSSQVEKGRSRFSFFGDGSGPLAEFVRYDVTSGVCEIERDGRPTRKVRASVFDYLKRQLTNRHVDATGLPFDFTGGYVGYFGYETKADCGASPNVHRAQTPDACWLFADRLIAVDHQEGYTYAVCVAEDTPQATLEAADWLDSALAQLSFVSGEQPSPPVPAAEPDLAAAEPWLVRDRATYLADIAACRRELTAGTSYEVCLTNAARMPAPRDAYDYYRVLRRVNPAPYSAFLRFGDLDVAGSSPERFLRITRDGMAEARPIKGTAPRGHEPAEDDRLRDSLAADDKTRAENLMIVDLLRNDLGQVCRTGTVRVSRLMVAETYATVHQLVSYVEGRLREGTGAVDAVRACFPGGSMTGAPKLRTMEIIDSLETEARGVYSGALGYLGCSGGADLSIVIRTAVIAGDEMQLGAGGAIVLGSDPVAEYDEMLLKTAAQMRAYEEYQQRHEGDRAHEKYPEHQKYQRYSEYPEYERSSSLSAAAEEAAR from the coding sequence GTGAAGACCCTGCTCATCGACAATTATGACTCGTACACGTACAACCTGTTCCAGCTGATCGCGGAGGTCAACGGCGAGGAGCCGTCGGTGATCCGCAACGACGCGCTGACCAGCAGAGTCGACAGTCTGCTGGAATTCGACAAGTTCGACAACGTGGTCGTCTCCCCGGGACCCGGGCACCCCGCCACCCCCCGCGATTTCGGGATCAGCGCACGTGTACTGGCCGAGTCCCGGATACCCGTCCTGGGCGTCTGCCTGGGCCATCAGGGCATCGCGCTCGGCGAGCGCGGCGGGATCGAGCCCGCCCCTGAGCCCCGCCACGGGTATCTCTCGACGATCCGGCACGACGAGCGGGACCTCTTCAAGGGCCTGCCGCAGAACTTCACCGCCGTGCGCTACCACTCCCTCGCCGTGCGCGAGCCGCTGCCCGACACCCTTGAGGCCACCGCCTGGGCCGAGGACGGCGTGCTGATGGGCCTGCGGCACCGAACGCGCCCCCTGTGGGGAGTGCAGTTCCACCCGGAGTCGGTCCTGACCGAGTACGGACGCCGCATGCTCATGAACTTCCGCAACCTCACGGCGGAACGCGCCCGCAAGCTCCGTGCCAAGAACACGGCCGTCACCCGTACCGCGGCCGCGATGCCCGAGTTCTCCTCCCCGGTGCTCGTCCCCCGGACCACCCGTGTTCCCGCCCAGCGCCGCTCCCCCCAGCAGCGTCCCACCCACCGTCTCCACACCCGCCGGATCGCCACCGCCGTGGACACGGAGGCCGCGTTCGGCCGGATGTACGCCGGCTCGCCGCGCGCGTTCTGGCTGGACAGTTCGCAGGTCGAGAAGGGGCGGTCACGGTTCTCGTTCTTCGGGGACGGGTCCGGCCCGCTCGCCGAGTTCGTGCGCTACGACGTCACGAGCGGCGTCTGTGAGATCGAGCGGGACGGACGGCCGACACGCAAGGTCAGGGCGAGCGTCTTCGACTACCTGAAGCGGCAGTTGACGAACCGTCATGTCGACGCCACCGGCCTGCCGTTCGACTTCACCGGCGGCTACGTCGGCTACTTCGGGTACGAGACGAAGGCCGACTGCGGAGCCTCGCCCAACGTCCACCGGGCCCAGACCCCGGACGCCTGCTGGCTGTTCGCCGACCGGCTGATCGCGGTCGACCACCAGGAGGGCTACACGTACGCGGTCTGTGTCGCCGAGGACACTCCGCAGGCCACACTGGAGGCCGCCGACTGGCTCGACAGCGCCTTGGCCCAGCTCTCCTTCGTGTCCGGGGAACAGCCGTCGCCGCCCGTACCGGCCGCCGAGCCGGACCTCGCCGCCGCCGAACCGTGGCTGGTGCGCGACCGGGCCACCTATCTCGCCGACATCGCGGCCTGCCGACGGGAGTTGACGGCCGGCACGAGTTACGAGGTCTGTCTGACCAACGCCGCGCGGATGCCGGCCCCGCGGGACGCGTACGACTACTACCGGGTCCTGCGCCGGGTCAACCCGGCTCCGTACTCGGCCTTCCTTCGGTTCGGGGACCTCGATGTGGCCGGCTCCTCCCCCGAGCGGTTCCTGCGGATCACCCGGGACGGCATGGCCGAGGCAAGGCCCATCAAGGGCACCGCCCCGCGCGGCCACGAACCGGCGGAGGACGACCGGCTCCGCGACTCGCTCGCCGCCGACGACAAGACGCGCGCCGAGAACCTGATGATCGTCGACCTGCTCCGCAACGACCTGGGCCAGGTCTGCCGCACCGGCACGGTCCGTGTCTCCCGGCTCATGGTCGCCGAGACGTACGCCACCGTGCACCAGCTCGTCTCCTACGTCGAGGGACGGCTGCGTGAGGGCACCGGCGCGGTCGACGCGGTCCGCGCCTGCTTCCCCGGCGGCTCCATGACCGGCGCGCCCAAGCTCCGCACGATGGAGATCATCGACTCGCTGGAGACCGAGGCCCGTGGCGTGTACTCGGGGGCCCTCGGCTATCTGGGATGCAGCGGCGGCGCCGATCTCAGCATCGTCATCCGGACTGCCGTGATCGCCGGCGACGAGATGCAGTTGGGCGCGGGCGGCGCGATCGTCCTCGGCTCGGACCCGGTCGCGGAGTACGACGAGATGCTGCTGAAGACGGCCGCACAGATGCGCGCCTACGAGGAGTACCAGCAGCGGCACGAGGGCGACCGGGCGCATGAGAAGTATCCGGAGCACCAGAAGTACCAGAGGTATTCGGAGTACCCGGAGTACGAGCGGTCCTCGTCGCTGTCGGCCGCCGCCGAGGAGGCCGCCCGATGA
- a CDS encoding AMP-binding protein, which translates to MTTHPSTTTAPPAPTSLSAPLPPDAGAPGNLAAHLVALAEGRGWSDRPAFHQSQQGHRSWTHGEVHDLAARTATVLARHGVGAGDRVVLALPDGITWVTAFLALARLGAVAVLVNPELPPTDHAFMTEDAEAVLCVTGPGLEEAAGDAGRFAGRPLLGADQLTALAPTAEPATDAHPVDAHTPLYVQYTSGTTGRPKGVVHCHGDPKTYHDLIGHRLLRITQDDVTLSVSKLYFAYGFGNAFVFPLFSGSSAVLVDRRPAPAAVDELVARHRVTLLYSVPSAYAALVADRGNGHQACFASVRAAVSAGEGLPDGLGQQVGELLGAPVLQQIGSTEAGHAFCANSLDHNHPGTVGRPVPGFEVELRDRAGLPLSDAEAADGGEGELWVRGPTLTSGYLNRPDENARSLVGGWLATRDRAVREPDGSYRHLGRADDMEMVGGITISPLEVEAVLRTHPAVREIAVAALTDERGFSRLRAFVVPVGPARAGLETELIELARARLAAFKVPRSVSFVPSLPRTSTGKLRRHLVRQGAW; encoded by the coding sequence ATGACGACGCACCCGTCCACCACCACCGCTCCCCCCGCGCCCACATCCCTGTCCGCGCCCTTACCCCCCGATGCCGGCGCCCCCGGCAACCTCGCCGCCCATCTCGTCGCCCTCGCCGAGGGGCGCGGCTGGAGTGACCGGCCCGCCTTCCACCAGAGCCAGCAGGGGCACAGGTCCTGGACGCACGGGGAGGTGCACGACCTGGCCGCCCGTACGGCGACGGTGCTCGCCCGGCACGGGGTGGGCGCCGGCGACCGGGTGGTCCTCGCGCTGCCCGACGGCATCACCTGGGTGACCGCCTTCCTCGCCTTGGCCCGGCTCGGTGCCGTGGCCGTCCTGGTCAACCCCGAACTCCCGCCCACCGACCACGCGTTCATGACCGAGGACGCCGAGGCCGTGCTGTGCGTGACCGGACCGGGGCTGGAGGAGGCCGCCGGAGACGCGGGACGTTTCGCGGGCCGGCCCCTCCTCGGCGCCGACCAGCTCACCGCCCTCGCCCCCACCGCCGAACCGGCCACCGACGCCCACCCGGTGGACGCGCACACTCCCCTGTACGTGCAGTACACGTCCGGAACCACCGGGCGTCCCAAGGGAGTTGTGCACTGTCATGGCGACCCGAAGACCTACCACGACCTCATCGGGCACCGTCTGCTGCGGATAACCCAGGACGACGTCACCCTCTCCGTCTCCAAGCTGTACTTCGCCTACGGCTTCGGCAACGCCTTCGTCTTCCCGCTCTTCTCCGGCTCGTCGGCCGTCCTGGTCGACCGGCGTCCGGCCCCGGCCGCCGTCGACGAACTCGTGGCCCGGCACCGGGTGACGCTGCTCTACTCCGTGCCGTCCGCCTACGCGGCCCTGGTCGCCGACCGGGGCAACGGCCACCAGGCCTGCTTCGCCTCCGTACGGGCCGCCGTATCGGCCGGTGAGGGGCTGCCGGACGGGCTCGGGCAGCAGGTCGGTGAGCTGCTCGGCGCGCCGGTGCTGCAGCAGATCGGCTCGACGGAGGCCGGACACGCCTTCTGCGCCAACAGCCTCGACCACAACCACCCCGGCACGGTCGGTCGTCCCGTCCCCGGGTTCGAGGTCGAACTGCGGGACCGTGCCGGGCTTCCGTTGTCCGACGCCGAGGCCGCCGACGGAGGTGAGGGCGAACTCTGGGTGCGGGGACCCACGTTGACGAGCGGGTACCTCAACCGGCCCGACGAGAACGCCCGTTCACTGGTCGGCGGCTGGCTGGCGACCCGGGACCGGGCGGTGCGTGAACCGGACGGCAGCTACCGGCATCTGGGCCGCGCCGACGACATGGAGATGGTCGGCGGCATCACGATCTCGCCGCTGGAGGTGGAGGCCGTACTGCGCACCCACCCGGCGGTGCGGGAGATCGCCGTCGCCGCACTCACCGACGAGCGGGGCTTCAGCAGACTGCGTGCCTTCGTCGTCCCCGTCGGCCCGGCCAGGGCAGGGCTGGAGACCGAACTGATCGAGCTCGCCCGCGCCCGTCTCGCCGCTTTCAAGGTCCCCCGGAGCGTCAGCTTCGTCCCGTCGCTGCCTCGCACCTCGACGGGGAAGCTCCGCCGCCATCTGGTCCGCCAGGGCGCCTGGTGA
- a CDS encoding FAD-dependent monooxygenase — protein MTSSEQVTGRVTGQVLVVGAGPVGLSAALGLRAHGLPVVVLEADPEDRQRPGSRALFVHRETLRLLDGMRPGLAAEFASYGRTWHTRRTLYRGREVYSRTFPEQPKASATTPPFTSLRQVDTERFLRAACRDAGVRFAWGVRVTGVRSSPTGVTLTDSDGGVWHGTYVVAADGARSAVRAELGITMEGTRSEGFHVVVDVADIPGAELPLERVFHYEHPGAGGRSVMRVPFTGGFQVDLQCRDDDPQEAYGTEEAVRNWLPGVLEAPGYGNQILWVSTYRFLRKVADAFTDRHRRVLLVGEAAHLFPPFGARGMNSGIADAAAAAEAIAAVARTGLVGAVAEFAEVRHAAAVFNSAAAGNALDHLRPRRRIVRAKQRAAAALAPVLPWCGSWLEHAPYGPRTGAPAVAGRKY, from the coding sequence ATGACCTCCTCGGAGCAGGTGACGGGGCGGGTGACGGGGCAGGTACTGGTCGTCGGGGCAGGTCCCGTCGGTCTGTCCGCCGCCCTCGGGCTGCGCGCCCACGGACTGCCCGTCGTCGTCCTGGAGGCGGACCCCGAGGACCGTCAACGCCCGGGCAGCCGCGCCCTGTTCGTGCACCGCGAGACCCTGCGCCTGCTGGACGGGATGCGCCCGGGCCTGGCCGCCGAGTTCGCGTCGTACGGACGTACGTGGCACACCCGGCGCACGCTGTACCGGGGCCGCGAGGTCTACTCCCGCACCTTCCCCGAGCAGCCGAAGGCGTCCGCGACCACCCCGCCCTTCACCAGCCTGCGCCAGGTGGACACCGAGCGCTTCCTGCGCGCCGCCTGCCGGGACGCGGGCGTTCGGTTCGCGTGGGGCGTACGGGTGACGGGCGTGCGGTCCTCGCCGACCGGGGTCACCCTCACCGACTCCGACGGCGGCGTCTGGCACGGCACTTACGTCGTGGCGGCCGACGGCGCCCGTTCCGCCGTACGGGCGGAGCTGGGGATCACCATGGAGGGGACGCGCTCGGAGGGGTTCCATGTGGTCGTGGACGTCGCCGACATCCCCGGCGCCGAACTCCCCCTGGAGCGCGTCTTCCACTACGAACACCCGGGCGCGGGCGGCCGAAGCGTGATGCGGGTGCCGTTCACCGGCGGCTTCCAGGTCGACCTCCAGTGTCGCGACGACGACCCGCAGGAGGCGTACGGCACGGAGGAGGCCGTACGGAACTGGCTGCCGGGGGTGCTGGAGGCGCCCGGGTACGGGAACCAGATCCTGTGGGTGTCGACGTACCGCTTCCTGCGCAAGGTCGCGGACGCCTTCACCGACCGGCACCGGCGGGTACTGCTCGTCGGTGAGGCGGCGCATCTGTTCCCGCCGTTCGGGGCGCGCGGGATGAACAGCGGGATCGCGGACGCGGCCGCAGCGGCGGAGGCGATCGCGGCGGTGGCCAGGACGGGGCTGGTGGGAGCTGTCGCCGAGTTCGCCGAAGTACGGCATGCGGCGGCCGTGTTCAACAGCGCCGCCGCCGGCAACGCGCTGGACCACCTGCGGCCACGGCGCCGGATCGTCCGGGCCAAGCAGCGCGCGGCGGCGGCCCTCGCCCCGGTGCTGCCGTGGTGCGGATCGTGGCTGGAGCACGCACCCTACGGCCCCCGGACCGGGGCACCGGCGGTGGCGGGCCGCAAGTACTGA
- a CDS encoding aminotransferase class IV, giving the protein MTRTATQAAPTEGRLAWSPRRGLTGADSVGSVPTLGERLAVADSWLLRDGRVRALGRHRERFLRACGDSGGPSPRQLVDFWRDMADALPRAGEWFPRVELGAESRELRLLLRHAPQLGTGVRVWAAGQTDPRTVPRRKGPDLDILGRVRQRASTEGADEAVLITPSGVVLEGATSSLLWWEDDTLCLPSPQLPVLAGVTAALIQERAQRTGVRVAHRERTLADLEDREVWLVNALHGIRPVTEWTGGTKPILRAGRAIRATEWRQWLESLMEPLE; this is encoded by the coding sequence ATGACGCGAACAGCAACACAAGCGGCGCCCACGGAAGGGCGGTTGGCGTGGTCGCCGCGCCGGGGTCTGACCGGGGCGGACTCCGTCGGTTCCGTGCCGACGCTCGGTGAGCGACTGGCGGTCGCCGACTCATGGCTGCTGCGCGACGGCCGGGTACGCGCCCTGGGCAGGCACCGGGAGCGTTTCCTGCGGGCGTGCGGCGACTCCGGTGGCCCCTCGCCGCGCCAACTGGTGGACTTCTGGCGGGACATGGCCGACGCGCTGCCCCGCGCCGGGGAGTGGTTTCCCCGGGTGGAACTGGGCGCCGAATCACGGGAGTTGAGGCTCCTGCTCCGGCACGCTCCGCAGCTCGGCACGGGCGTACGGGTCTGGGCGGCGGGCCAGACCGACCCGCGTACCGTCCCTCGCCGCAAGGGGCCCGACCTGGACATCCTGGGCCGGGTCCGGCAGCGGGCGTCCACCGAGGGCGCCGACGAGGCGGTGCTGATCACGCCGTCGGGCGTGGTCCTGGAGGGCGCCACCTCCAGCCTCCTGTGGTGGGAGGACGACACCCTGTGTCTGCCCTCGCCGCAACTCCCCGTCCTGGCCGGAGTCACGGCCGCCCTCATCCAGGAGCGGGCCCAGCGCACCGGCGTCCGCGTCGCCCACCGCGAACGCACCCTCGCCGACCTGGAGGACCGCGAGGTGTGGCTGGTGAACGCCCTGCACGGAATCCGCCCGGTGACGGAATGGACGGGCGGAACGAAACCGATTCTGCGAGCGGGCCGCGCGATACGGGCGACCGAATGGCGACAATGGCTGGAAAGCCTCATGGAGCCGCTGGAGTAA
- a CDS encoding carboxymuconolactone decarboxylase family protein: protein MTTTESVSRVALKKITPDVSASMGALHGAAVSAAQDAKVEPEILELIRIRASQLNGCAFCLDMHTKDARAQGETEQRIYALNAWRETPFFTERERAALALTEAVTLVHDGHVPDDVYAEAAAVFDEAQVAALIWVATVINAYNRIAIATRMVPGGYQPVQKTG from the coding sequence ATGACCACCACTGAATCCGTATCCCGTGTCGCCCTGAAGAAAATCACCCCCGACGTCTCCGCCTCCATGGGCGCCCTGCATGGCGCCGCTGTATCCGCCGCGCAGGATGCCAAGGTCGAACCCGAAATCCTGGAGCTGATCCGGATTCGCGCCTCCCAGCTCAACGGCTGCGCCTTCTGCCTCGACATGCACACCAAGGACGCCCGTGCCCAGGGTGAGACCGAGCAGCGGATCTACGCCCTGAACGCCTGGCGGGAGACCCCCTTCTTCACCGAACGGGAGCGCGCCGCACTGGCGTTGACCGAGGCCGTGACCCTGGTGCACGACGGGCACGTCCCCGACGACGTGTACGCCGAGGCCGCCGCCGTCTTCGACGAGGCGCAGGTCGCCGCGCTGATCTGGGTGGCCACCGTCATCAACGCGTACAACCGGATCGCCATCGCGACACGCATGGTTCCCGGTGGTTATCAGCCGGTGCAGAAGACCGGCTGA
- a CDS encoding DUF7848 domain-containing protein: MTRRVFRYVPYLIVQDPTAEPEYAARCVSGEESDCGAESGVRQGPADVEEWQRRHTQDTRHTRYRRTFADYAVLEPQGGGYSEVSPCVVEFTIPGSSSTVTVIP, encoded by the coding sequence ATGACCCGCCGGGTGTTCCGCTACGTGCCCTACCTGATCGTCCAGGACCCCACCGCCGAACCGGAGTACGCGGCGCGCTGTGTGTCGGGCGAGGAGAGCGACTGCGGGGCCGAGTCCGGCGTACGACAGGGCCCGGCCGACGTGGAGGAGTGGCAGCGCAGGCACACGCAGGACACGCGGCACACCCGGTACCGGCGTACGTTCGCGGACTACGCGGTCCTGGAGCCCCAAGGCGGCGGATATTCCGAGGTGTCTCCCTGTGTCGTCGAATTCACGATCCCGGGGTCCTCGTCAACGGTTACAGTAATCCCATGA